One Anaerobacillus alkaliphilus DNA window includes the following coding sequences:
- the plsX gene encoding phosphate acyltransferase PlsX: MRIAIDAMGGDNAPKEVVKGAMAAIKQYDDIQIVLVGNEASIKEFLTDDTRISIIHTEEKIESTDSPVAAVRRKKNASMVLAIKEVKEGRADACISAGNTGALMTGGVLIVGRIKGIERPALAPMLPTFTGDGFLLIDAGANMDAKPEHLLQYGMMGSIYMQKVRNIESPKVGLLNVGTEDDKGTELTKQAFALLKEAPINFIGNVEARDLLEGVADVVVCDGFTGNVVLKTVEGTALSLFSLLKKELTSTFFNKLAAGALKPSFKKIKNKMDYTEYGGAGLFGLQAPVIKAHGSSNETAILNSIRQTRLMLEEKVVETIKTEVTKRDL; encoded by the coding sequence ATGAGGATCGCAATTGATGCAATGGGAGGGGACAATGCCCCGAAAGAAGTCGTTAAAGGTGCAATGGCTGCTATTAAGCAATATGATGATATTCAGATTGTTCTTGTAGGTAATGAAGCCTCGATTAAAGAGTTTCTAACTGATGATACTAGAATATCAATTATACATACTGAGGAAAAAATTGAGTCTACTGATTCACCAGTAGCAGCTGTTCGCCGCAAAAAAAATGCCTCGATGGTATTAGCAATTAAAGAAGTCAAGGAAGGTCGTGCTGACGCTTGTATTTCTGCAGGTAATACAGGTGCACTAATGACCGGTGGGGTGTTAATTGTTGGAAGGATAAAAGGGATTGAAAGGCCTGCACTTGCCCCAATGTTACCAACCTTTACTGGTGACGGTTTTCTCCTCATTGATGCTGGAGCCAACATGGATGCAAAACCCGAACATTTATTACAGTATGGCATGATGGGTAGTATCTATATGCAAAAGGTCCGTAACATCGAAAGTCCTAAAGTAGGACTTTTAAATGTCGGGACTGAGGATGACAAAGGAACAGAGTTAACGAAACAAGCATTTGCTTTGTTAAAAGAGGCCCCAATTAATTTTATCGGGAACGTCGAAGCACGAGATTTGTTAGAGGGTGTTGCTGATGTCGTTGTTTGTGATGGATTTACAGGGAATGTTGTCTTGAAAACAGTTGAGGGCACTGCGCTTTCTCTCTTTTCACTTTTGAAAAAAGAATTAACCAGTACTTTCTTTAATAAATTAGCAGCTGGGGCTTTAAAACCTAGCTTCAAAAAGATTAAAAACAAAATGGACTATACAGAGTATGGTGGAGCGGGATTATTTGGTTTGCAGGCACCGGTAATTAAAGCCCATGGTTCGTCTAACGAAACAGCAATCCTAAACTCAATTAGACAAACAAGGCTAATGCTCGAAGAAAAAGTTGTCGAGACAATAAAAACCGAGGTTACAAAAAGAGATTTGTAA
- the sdaAA gene encoding L-serine ammonia-lyase, iron-sulfur-dependent, subunit alpha, with translation MFRNVAELVEIAEKENIKISDIMIRQEMEVTERSFEDIFTQMDRNLIVMEEAIERGIKGVRSVTGLTGGDAVLLQNYIKSGKSLAGEFHLDAVSKAIATNEVNAAMGTICATPTAGSAGVVPGTLFALKHKVNPTREQMVRYLFTSGAFGLVVANNASISGAAGGCQAEVGSATGMAAAAIVELMGGSPKQSAHAMAIALKNMLGLVCDPVAGLVEVPCVKRNAMGASNAIIAADMALAGIESRIPCDEVIDAMYKIGQTMHRDLKETAGGGLAATPTGRALEAKIFGFSSQQK, from the coding sequence ATGTTTCGTAACGTGGCAGAGCTTGTTGAAATAGCAGAGAAAGAAAACATTAAAATCTCTGACATAATGATTAGACAAGAAATGGAAGTAACAGAAAGAAGTTTTGAAGATATTTTTACTCAAATGGACCGAAACCTCATTGTAATGGAAGAAGCTATCGAAAGAGGAATTAAAGGGGTAAGATCAGTTACAGGTTTAACTGGTGGAGATGCGGTGCTTTTGCAAAATTATATAAAAAGTGGAAAATCTCTTGCTGGTGAATTTCACCTAGATGCTGTAAGCAAAGCTATTGCTACCAATGAAGTGAATGCTGCCATGGGTACGATTTGTGCAACACCAACTGCAGGTTCGGCAGGTGTAGTTCCTGGGACTCTTTTTGCACTTAAGCATAAGGTTAATCCAACACGTGAGCAAATGGTACGTTATTTATTTACTAGTGGAGCGTTTGGCCTAGTAGTAGCGAATAATGCCTCGATTTCGGGAGCAGCTGGAGGGTGTCAAGCCGAGGTAGGATCAGCCACTGGAATGGCTGCTGCAGCTATTGTTGAGTTAATGGGTGGTAGTCCAAAGCAAAGTGCTCATGCTATGGCGATTGCTTTAAAAAATATGTTAGGTTTAGTTTGTGATCCAGTTGCGGGCCTTGTTGAAGTTCCATGTGTGAAAAGAAATGCTATGGGTGCTTCAAATGCAATTATTGCTGCAGATATGGCTTTAGCAGGAATTGAAAGTCGTATTCCTTGTGATGAGGTAATTGATGCGATGTATAAAATAGGTCAAACAATGCATAGAGACCTTAAAGAAACTGCTGGAGGAGGTTTAGCGGCTACTCCAACAGGTAGAGCACTAGAAGCAAAGATTTTTGGATTTAGTAGCCAACAAAAATAA
- the rpmB gene encoding 50S ribosomal protein L28 codes for MARKCVITGRQARTGNKRSHALNKTKRKWGVNVQKVRIMVDGKPKRVYVSARALKSGKIERV; via the coding sequence ATGGCACGTAAATGTGTAATTACTGGAAGACAAGCTCGTACAGGAAACAAACGCTCACACGCATTGAACAAAACAAAGCGTAAGTGGGGCGTCAACGTACAAAAAGTACGTATAATGGTAGATGGAAAGCCAAAACGTGTGTACGTTTCTGCTAGAGCTTTAAAATCAGGCAAAATTGAGCGCGTATAA
- a CDS encoding DegV family protein: protein MAKVKIVTDSTADLPKTLADELDITVVPLKVLFGEETFEDGITITADEFYKKLASTSIIPSTSQPTPYQFEEVYKEVASEEETHIISIHLSSKLSGTFQSASIARDIIKDEIDVTVVDSKRASYAIGIIVVEIAKLAKAGATKEECLARLDVLLQRTRVYFMVDTLEFLQKNGRIGKASAVLGSLLKIKPILSLNEDGEVFPFDKVRGQKKALAKIYEFIEKEYGTDELHVGISHANANEFASEVMTEIKGRFHVSSEVITDIGPVIGAHVGPGTIAISVTIAK, encoded by the coding sequence ATGGCCAAAGTGAAGATTGTCACTGATAGTACAGCTGATTTACCCAAAACACTTGCAGATGAACTAGACATTACTGTTGTTCCGTTAAAAGTATTGTTTGGAGAAGAAACTTTTGAAGATGGGATAACAATCACTGCGGATGAATTCTATAAAAAATTAGCATCAACTTCAATTATACCTTCAACCTCTCAGCCAACACCGTACCAGTTTGAAGAGGTTTACAAGGAAGTTGCTTCAGAAGAAGAAACTCATATCATTTCAATTCACCTTTCTTCAAAATTAAGTGGGACTTTTCAGTCAGCAAGTATTGCTAGGGATATTATAAAAGACGAAATTGATGTTACTGTTGTTGACTCTAAGAGAGCGTCCTATGCCATCGGAATTATAGTGGTTGAGATTGCTAAGTTAGCGAAAGCTGGTGCTACGAAAGAAGAGTGCTTAGCAAGGCTTGATGTCTTATTACAAAGGACGCGTGTTTACTTTATGGTAGACACATTAGAATTCCTTCAAAAAAATGGTCGAATTGGTAAAGCCTCAGCGGTCTTAGGATCATTGTTAAAGATTAAACCAATCCTATCCTTAAACGAAGATGGAGAAGTTTTTCCTTTTGATAAGGTAAGAGGTCAGAAAAAAGCGTTAGCGAAGATATATGAGTTTATTGAGAAAGAGTATGGAACAGATGAGCTTCATGTAGGGATTTCTCATGCCAATGCAAATGAATTTGCTTCAGAAGTTATGACAGAGATTAAAGGACGTTTTCATGTTAGTTCTGAAGTAATTACTGACATTGGACCAGTGATTGGTGCTCATGTTGGTCCGGGTACAATTGCGATCTCAGTTACCATTGCTAAGTAA
- the spoVM gene encoding stage V sporulation protein SpoVM yields the protein MKFYTIKLPKFLGGFVRVILNSFKKG from the coding sequence ATGAAATTTTATACGATTAAGCTACCCAAATTTTTAGGTGGATTTGTAAGAGTAATCTTGAATTCGTTTAAAAAAGGTTAA
- a CDS encoding Asp23/Gls24 family envelope stress response protein, producing the protein MSIKMKTQLGVIDVSKEVVAVIAGGAAIDCYGIVGMASQKQLKDGLNELLGKENFTRGVVIREEEDEIHIDMYIIVSYGTKISEVAHNVQTKVKYQLEQMLGLTVDSVNIFVQGVKVTNL; encoded by the coding sequence ATGTCAATTAAGATGAAAACACAATTAGGTGTAATTGATGTTTCTAAAGAAGTTGTTGCTGTTATCGCAGGCGGTGCTGCAATAGATTGCTATGGGATTGTTGGAATGGCATCTCAAAAACAGCTGAAAGATGGACTAAACGAACTGCTAGGAAAGGAAAACTTTACTAGAGGCGTTGTTATTCGTGAGGAAGAGGATGAAATCCATATTGATATGTATATCATTGTCAGCTATGGTACGAAAATCTCAGAAGTAGCGCATAACGTCCAAACAAAAGTTAAATATCAATTAGAGCAAATGTTAGGCTTAACAGTAGACTCAGTGAATATCTTTGTACAAGGGGTTAAAGTGACAAACCTATAA
- the fabD gene encoding ACP S-malonyltransferase, translating to MGKIAFLFPGQGSQTVGMGKTLADTNEAVAAIFKKADNRLDTNLSKIIFEGPEEELTLTVNTQPALLTTSVAILEAFKHAGIHADFVAGHSLGEYSALVASDSISFEDAVYAVRQRGTFMEEAVPAGLGAMAAILGMDRVLLKEITEEVSNSGNPVELANLNCPGQIVISGSKEGVSLASNIAKEKGARRIIPLQVSGPFHSSLMKPAAEKLADVLNSIEINDAKVPVIANVTATPVTSGETIKQNLIEQVFSPVLWEDTIVNLLNAGVDTFIEIGPGNVLSGLVKKVDRKVNVYAVSDRETMDKTITSIKGV from the coding sequence ATGGGTAAAATTGCTTTTTTATTTCCAGGACAAGGATCTCAAACAGTTGGTATGGGCAAGACGTTAGCTGATACAAACGAAGCGGTTGCTGCTATTTTTAAAAAGGCAGATAATCGTCTTGATACAAACCTTTCAAAAATCATTTTTGAAGGTCCTGAAGAAGAATTAACGCTAACTGTTAATACGCAACCAGCGTTATTAACAACGAGTGTTGCTATTCTAGAGGCGTTCAAACATGCTGGAATTCATGCCGACTTCGTAGCAGGACATAGCTTAGGGGAATATAGTGCCTTGGTCGCTTCTGACTCTATTTCTTTTGAAGATGCCGTTTATGCGGTTCGACAGCGTGGTACCTTCATGGAAGAAGCTGTACCAGCGGGGCTCGGTGCTATGGCAGCGATACTAGGAATGGATAGAGTTCTATTAAAAGAAATCACAGAAGAAGTTTCTAATTCAGGAAATCCAGTGGAGTTAGCAAACCTTAACTGCCCTGGACAAATTGTTATTTCTGGGTCCAAAGAAGGTGTATCTTTGGCATCAAACATCGCAAAAGAAAAAGGCGCCAGAAGAATAATTCCATTACAGGTAAGTGGTCCATTTCACTCTTCTCTTATGAAGCCAGCAGCTGAAAAGCTTGCTGATGTATTAAACTCCATTGAGATTAACGATGCAAAAGTGCCTGTAATTGCTAATGTAACTGCCACTCCAGTAACCAGTGGCGAAACTATAAAACAAAACTTGATTGAACAGGTTTTCTCCCCAGTACTTTGGGAGGATACAATTGTAAACCTACTAAATGCGGGTGTAGATACATTTATTGAAATTGGTCCTGGGAATGTTCTCTCAGGTTTAGTAAAAAAAGTTGACCGTAAAGTTAACGTTTACGCAGTCAGTGATAGAGAAACAATGGACAAAACAATAACTAGCATAAAGGGGGTCTAG
- the sdaAB gene encoding L-serine ammonia-lyase, iron-sulfur-dependent subunit beta, with the protein MKYRTVFDIIGPIMIGPSSSHTAGAARIGRVARTLLGKEPKWAEIFFYGSFAQTYRGHGTDVAIVGGLLDFDTFDQRIKSSLQIAKDLGIEIKMVAEDAVTDHPNTAKIRLGTDEHDAIELVGISIGGGKIEVVELNSFQLRLSGNHPAILVVHDDRFGVIAAVSNVLAKYEINIGHMEVSRKEKGKEALMVIEVDQNVDQRLLDEVASLPNITKVTKIHD; encoded by the coding sequence ATGAAATATAGAACAGTGTTTGATATTATCGGTCCGATCATGATAGGTCCCTCTAGTTCACATACTGCAGGTGCTGCAAGGATTGGTCGTGTAGCGAGAACTTTACTGGGGAAAGAACCTAAATGGGCTGAAATCTTTTTTTATGGTTCATTCGCACAGACGTATAGAGGCCATGGTACTGATGTTGCGATTGTCGGTGGCTTGTTAGACTTTGATACGTTTGATCAACGAATCAAAAGTTCATTACAGATTGCAAAAGACTTAGGCATAGAAATTAAAATGGTAGCGGAAGATGCCGTAACAGATCATCCTAATACGGCAAAAATCAGACTTGGTACAGATGAACATGACGCTATAGAGTTAGTAGGAATTTCTATCGGCGGTGGAAAAATAGAAGTGGTAGAGTTAAATAGTTTCCAACTAAGGCTTTCTGGAAATCATCCTGCAATATTGGTTGTTCACGATGATCGTTTTGGGGTTATTGCGGCTGTTTCGAATGTCTTAGCAAAGTACGAAATTAATATTGGACATATGGAAGTATCTAGGAAGGAAAAAGGGAAAGAAGCATTGATGGTTATTGAAGTAGATCAGAATGTCGATCAACGTCTATTAGATGAGGTAGCGTCCCTTCCGAACATTACGAAAGTAACAAAAATTCACGATTAG
- the fabG gene encoding 3-oxoacyl-[acyl-carrier-protein] reductase yields the protein MLKGKAALVTGASRGIGRAIAIELARHGVNVAVNFAGNAQKAEEVVAEVQSFGVQAIAIKADVANSDEVTAMVKQTIEAFGSLDILVNNAGITRDGLIIRMKEEDWDAVINTNLKGVFNCSKAVTRQMMKQRFGRIINISSVVGVLGNAGQANYVAAKAGVIGLTKTLARELANRNITVNAVAPGFIETDMTDELPEEIKQELLKQIPLAKLGKAEDIASVVRFLVSEDANYMTGQTLHVDGGMAM from the coding sequence ATGTTAAAAGGTAAAGCCGCGCTTGTTACTGGAGCATCAAGGGGTATTGGAAGAGCGATAGCAATAGAATTGGCTAGACATGGAGTAAATGTTGCAGTAAACTTTGCTGGGAATGCTCAAAAGGCTGAAGAAGTAGTAGCTGAAGTGCAATCGTTTGGCGTCCAAGCAATTGCCATAAAGGCAGATGTGGCAAACTCAGATGAGGTTACTGCCATGGTAAAGCAAACAATTGAAGCATTTGGCTCATTGGATATTCTAGTGAACAATGCTGGAATAACACGAGATGGGTTAATTATTAGAATGAAAGAAGAAGATTGGGATGCAGTTATTAATACGAACCTAAAAGGTGTATTCAATTGTTCGAAAGCTGTTACAAGGCAAATGATGAAACAACGGTTTGGCAGAATTATTAACATTTCATCAGTTGTAGGTGTATTGGGTAATGCAGGACAAGCAAATTATGTTGCTGCTAAAGCAGGAGTGATTGGCTTAACCAAAACACTTGCTCGTGAATTAGCTAATCGAAATATTACTGTAAATGCCGTAGCTCCAGGATTTATTGAAACTGATATGACTGACGAGTTGCCAGAGGAGATTAAGCAGGAACTACTTAAGCAAATACCACTAGCAAAACTAGGGAAAGCAGAAGATATTGCATCAGTTGTTAGGTTTCTTGTAAGTGAAGATGCAAATTACATGACTGGGCAAACCCTACACGTTGATGGCGGAATGGCAATGTAA
- a CDS encoding DAK2 domain-containing protein, producing MALKSLEGEKLAQMFIVGANNLTQNVKLVDSLNVFPVPDGDTGTNMNLSITSGVKEVKQQAPDHVGKLAGAFAKGLLMGARGNSGVILSQLFRGFSKSVEGKATLNGKQFADAFAAGVDMAYKAVMKPVEGTILTVAKDAARKAQDAAKRSDDIITIMEATLSEAKASLERTPDLLPVLKEVGVVDSGGKGLVIIYEGFLAVLKGEKLVELQAIPSMDDLVKVEHHHNAQSHMSTEDIEFGYCTEVMVKFEQDKLDKNPFNEQDFRNLLDKHGDSLLVVSDEDLLKIHIHAEQPGDVITHAQKFGSLLNVKIENMREQHTHLLEETKAVYEQKPAPPKPMSEFGIITVAMGEGIAKMFKSLGAGVVIEGGQTMNPSTEDFVKAISEVNAKKIIILPNNSNIIMAAEQASSVVDQEVVVVPSKTVPQGLTALLAFNPSGTLQENHENMKDALSAVKTGQVTFAVRDTSIDGIEIKKDDFMGIAEKKIVSSGPDRLTVTEQLLEIMIDENSEILTIIRGEDTTDEEAEKLVAIVEEKFEDIEVEVYEGNQPLYSYIFSVE from the coding sequence GTGGCACTTAAGAGTTTAGAGGGCGAAAAACTTGCCCAGATGTTTATAGTAGGAGCGAACAATTTAACGCAAAATGTTAAGTTAGTGGATTCGTTAAATGTTTTCCCTGTTCCAGATGGGGACACAGGAACGAATATGAATTTATCAATTACTTCTGGAGTAAAAGAGGTAAAGCAACAAGCACCAGACCATGTTGGAAAATTAGCTGGAGCGTTCGCAAAAGGCTTGCTGATGGGAGCTAGAGGAAACTCGGGAGTAATTTTATCACAGCTCTTTAGAGGCTTTTCTAAGTCTGTAGAAGGTAAAGCTACCTTAAATGGAAAACAGTTTGCTGATGCCTTTGCAGCAGGCGTAGACATGGCCTATAAAGCTGTGATGAAACCAGTTGAAGGAACAATCCTCACTGTTGCTAAAGATGCTGCCAGAAAAGCACAGGATGCAGCGAAACGTTCAGATGATATTATTACGATCATGGAAGCAACTTTAAGTGAAGCAAAGGCCTCATTAGAAAGAACTCCTGATCTATTACCGGTACTAAAAGAGGTTGGTGTAGTTGATTCTGGAGGGAAAGGCCTTGTAATTATCTATGAAGGCTTTCTAGCAGTTTTAAAAGGAGAAAAACTAGTAGAACTTCAAGCAATCCCATCAATGGATGACTTAGTGAAAGTGGAACATCACCATAATGCACAAAGTCACATGTCAACAGAAGACATTGAGTTTGGTTATTGTACGGAAGTTATGGTGAAGTTTGAGCAAGACAAGCTAGATAAAAACCCTTTTAACGAACAAGATTTCCGCAATCTATTAGATAAACATGGTGATTCTCTTCTTGTCGTTTCTGATGAAGATTTACTTAAAATACATATTCATGCAGAACAACCTGGGGACGTCATAACTCATGCCCAGAAATTTGGGAGCTTACTGAATGTTAAGATTGAGAATATGCGTGAGCAACATACCCATCTTCTAGAGGAAACGAAAGCTGTCTATGAACAAAAACCAGCACCACCAAAGCCGATGAGTGAATTTGGAATTATCACAGTTGCCATGGGTGAAGGGATTGCCAAAATGTTTAAAAGCTTAGGAGCTGGTGTTGTCATTGAGGGTGGGCAAACAATGAACCCAAGCACCGAAGATTTTGTAAAAGCCATTTCAGAAGTAAATGCAAAGAAGATCATAATCTTACCTAATAACAGTAACATTATTATGGCAGCTGAGCAGGCTTCTTCAGTCGTTGATCAAGAAGTTGTTGTAGTTCCATCAAAAACAGTTCCACAAGGGCTTACAGCATTACTAGCTTTTAATCCAAGTGGTACACTTCAAGAGAATCATGAAAATATGAAAGACGCCCTTTCAGCTGTTAAAACAGGACAAGTAACTTTCGCTGTCCGCGACACAAGTATAGACGGTATTGAAATAAAGAAAGATGATTTTATGGGCATTGCAGAAAAGAAAATTGTTTCATCTGGACCTGACCGCCTAACGGTAACGGAACAATTGTTAGAAATAATGATTGACGAAAATTCAGAAATTCTAACAATTATTCGAGGAGAAGATACAACAGACGAAGAGGCTGAAAAGCTAGTAGCTATTGTTGAAGAAAAGTTTGAGGACATTGAGGTTGAAGTTTATGAAGGCAATCAACCGCTTTATTCCTACATTTTTTCAGTTGAATAA
- the recG gene encoding ATP-dependent DNA helicase RecG — protein sequence MLNNSTTLVKGIGNEKAKDLEALGIYTVKDLIEYFPFRYEDYRPKEIQELKHEDRATLIGTVQSESTVRFFGKKKSKLSVRILVGNILLTAVFFNQHYLKPKLVVGETVTLTGKWDQHRLTITVSECKFGVLDSQGYDPVYSVGGNITVKGLKKMISSAMEQYGQIITEILPERFLTSYKLIERKLAIYKLHYPKSFEDAKHARRRMVYEEFLLFQLKMQALRKFHRENSGGTAIRIQKDDVELFISNLPFPLTIAQQRVVKEILRDMESPYRMNRLLQGDVGSGKTVVAAICLYAAVTASFQGALMVPTEILAEQHYHSLKGLLEPMNVTVELLTGSIKGKKRKDILARLQSGQVNVLIGTHALIQDEVVFEHLGLVITDEQHRFGVEQRRTLRNKGQNPDVLFMTATPIPRTLAISIFGDMDVSTIDEMPAGRKPIETYWAQHHMLQRVLGFVEKELKKGRQAYVICPLIEESEKLDVQNAIDVHTQLQQFFTTYQVGLMHGRLHPSEKEAVMKQFSANEVQILVSTTVVEVGVNVPNATIMVIYDAERFGLSQLHQLRGRVGRGDAQSYCILLADPKSDVGKERMKIMTETNDGFELSQRDLELRGPGDFFGSKQSGLPQFKVADMIHDFRALEVARNDAVELVTSEYFWTSPEYKSLVMFLEEEGVLAGEKMD from the coding sequence ATGTTAAATAACTCAACGACACTCGTAAAAGGAATAGGAAATGAAAAGGCGAAAGATTTAGAAGCATTGGGAATCTATACAGTAAAAGATCTGATTGAATACTTTCCGTTTAGGTACGAGGATTATCGTCCAAAAGAGATCCAGGAGTTAAAGCATGAGGATAGAGCAACCCTTATTGGAACTGTACAAAGTGAGAGTACGGTTCGTTTCTTTGGTAAAAAGAAATCAAAGCTATCAGTTCGAATACTTGTAGGTAACATCCTATTAACTGCCGTTTTTTTTAACCAACATTACTTAAAACCTAAGCTAGTAGTTGGGGAAACCGTTACTCTAACAGGGAAGTGGGACCAACATCGCCTTACAATAACGGTAAGTGAGTGTAAATTTGGAGTATTAGACAGCCAGGGGTATGATCCTGTTTATTCTGTCGGTGGAAACATTACGGTCAAAGGGTTAAAAAAGATGATTTCTAGTGCGATGGAACAATATGGACAGATAATAACGGAAATACTCCCGGAAAGATTTCTTACTAGTTATAAATTGATAGAGAGAAAACTTGCCATCTATAAGCTTCATTATCCTAAAAGCTTTGAAGATGCGAAACATGCTCGAAGAAGAATGGTCTATGAAGAATTTTTACTTTTTCAACTTAAGATGCAGGCATTAAGGAAGTTTCATCGAGAAAATAGTGGTGGTACAGCGATTAGAATTCAAAAGGATGATGTCGAACTCTTTATTAGTAACTTACCTTTTCCATTAACAATTGCACAACAACGAGTGGTTAAAGAAATTCTTAGAGATATGGAGTCTCCGTATCGAATGAATCGCCTACTACAAGGTGATGTAGGTTCAGGTAAGACTGTAGTAGCAGCTATTTGTCTTTATGCTGCTGTAACCGCTTCATTTCAGGGTGCTTTAATGGTTCCTACGGAAATTTTAGCTGAACAACATTACCATTCTTTAAAAGGGTTGTTAGAGCCGATGAACGTCACTGTAGAGCTGTTAACAGGATCGATTAAAGGGAAGAAGCGTAAGGATATTCTTGCTCGTTTGCAATCAGGTCAGGTAAACGTGCTAATTGGCACACATGCATTAATTCAGGATGAAGTGGTCTTCGAGCACTTAGGACTTGTGATTACTGATGAACAGCATCGCTTTGGAGTTGAGCAAAGAAGGACACTAAGGAATAAAGGACAAAATCCTGATGTTCTTTTTATGACGGCAACACCGATCCCACGGACACTAGCTATCTCAATTTTTGGCGATATGGATGTTTCTACTATCGATGAAATGCCAGCCGGTCGAAAACCGATTGAAACGTATTGGGCGCAGCACCATATGCTCCAAAGGGTGTTGGGGTTTGTAGAGAAAGAATTAAAAAAAGGACGCCAAGCCTATGTCATTTGTCCACTAATTGAGGAATCGGAAAAGCTAGATGTTCAAAATGCAATAGACGTCCATACTCAACTCCAACAATTTTTCACAACTTATCAAGTTGGTCTTATGCATGGAAGACTTCACCCATCTGAAAAAGAAGCCGTTATGAAGCAGTTTAGTGCAAATGAAGTGCAAATCCTTGTGTCTACTACTGTAGTTGAAGTAGGTGTAAATGTTCCGAATGCTACTATTATGGTGATCTATGATGCAGAACGTTTTGGGTTATCGCAGTTACATCAGTTAAGAGGTAGAGTGGGTAGAGGGGATGCTCAGTCTTATTGTATATTATTAGCTGACCCTAAATCTGATGTTGGCAAGGAACGAATGAAAATTATGACTGAAACAAATGATGGCTTTGAACTGTCGCAAAGAGATCTTGAATTGAGAGGGCCAGGAGACTTTTTTGGTTCAAAACAAAGTGGCTTACCTCAATTTAAAGTTGCTGATATGATTCACGATTTCCGTGCTCTCGAGGTAGCTAGAAACGATGCTGTTGAACTAGTAACTTCAGAATACTTTTGGACAAGCCCAGAATACAAGTCATTAGTCATGTTTTTAGAGGAAGAAGGAGTATTAGCAGGAGAGAAAATGGACTAG
- the fapR gene encoding transcription factor FapR, which produces MRRSKKERQQFLKQKINENPFVTDDALAEFFHVSVQTIRLDRLELSIPELRERIKHVAEKQFDTVKALPLEEVIGEIIDLHLDQRAISLLDIGQEHVFSRTRIARGHHLFAQANSLAVAIIDDELALTAKANVRFTRRVSEGERVVAKAKVVKHEKERTIVEVNSYVEQELVFSGEFHMYRSDKVLEGEKGEHEDRN; this is translated from the coding sequence ATGAGACGTTCGAAGAAAGAACGGCAACAATTTTTAAAACAAAAAATAAACGAAAATCCTTTTGTAACTGATGATGCGCTAGCTGAATTCTTTCATGTAAGTGTGCAGACGATACGGTTAGACCGATTAGAACTGTCAATACCTGAACTGAGAGAGAGAATTAAACATGTGGCTGAAAAGCAATTTGATACGGTAAAGGCATTGCCGTTAGAGGAAGTAATAGGTGAAATTATAGATTTACACTTAGACCAAAGAGCAATTTCTCTTTTAGATATTGGGCAAGAGCATGTCTTTTCCAGAACAAGAATAGCAAGGGGACATCACTTGTTCGCCCAAGCTAATTCACTTGCAGTTGCCATTATTGATGATGAATTGGCACTAACCGCTAAAGCGAATGTTCGCTTTACAAGAAGAGTTTCTGAAGGTGAGCGAGTGGTTGCAAAAGCAAAAGTAGTAAAGCATGAAAAAGAACGGACGATTGTAGAAGTGAACAGTTATGTTGAACAAGAATTAGTTTTTTCTGGTGAATTCCACATGTACCGATCTGATAAGGTATTGGAAGGAGAGAAGGGTGAACATGAGGATCGCAATTGA